One Streptomyces drozdowiczii DNA segment encodes these proteins:
- a CDS encoding ATP-binding protein has protein sequence MRDPLSALSDAFTAFLFGKVETTRLPVRTSTGQAQAVYLPTAAPGLGDSGVIIGREVYSGKGYIYDPFQLYGQQLPAPHWLVLGESGNGKSALEKTYVLRQLRFRDRQVVVLDAQGEDGVGEWNLIAQELGLTPIRLDPTSALNGGIRLNPLDPAITTTGQLALLRTIIEVAMGHGLDERSGFALKVAHAYVNATTTDRQPVLTDIVEQLRHPEPESAQAMNVDIDDVRAWGLDVALVLDRLVDGDLRGMFDGPTSFGIDLDAPLIVFDLSHIDRNSIAMPILMAIVGVWLEHTWIRPDRKKRIFLVEEAWHIINSPFVAQLFQRLLKFGRRLGLSFVAVVHHLSDVVDGAAAREAAAILKMASTRTIYAQKADEARATGRVLGLPRWAVEIIPTLTPGIAVWDVNGNVQVVKHLITEAERPLVFTDRAMTESSVSDLLPDDVRAADLEAEERAARIENQQRLNESSESTVA, from the coding sequence ATGCGAGATCCGCTGTCCGCGTTGTCGGACGCCTTTACCGCCTTCCTCTTCGGGAAGGTGGAGACCACCCGGCTGCCCGTCCGCACCTCGACCGGCCAGGCCCAGGCCGTCTACCTGCCCACCGCCGCCCCCGGCCTCGGCGACTCCGGTGTGATCATCGGCCGCGAGGTCTACTCCGGCAAGGGCTACATCTACGACCCCTTCCAGCTCTACGGACAACAGCTCCCCGCCCCGCACTGGCTGGTCCTCGGCGAGTCCGGGAACGGCAAGTCCGCGCTGGAGAAGACGTACGTGCTCCGCCAGCTCCGCTTCCGCGACCGCCAGGTCGTCGTCCTCGACGCCCAGGGCGAGGACGGCGTCGGCGAGTGGAACCTCATCGCGCAGGAGCTCGGCCTCACCCCCATCCGCCTGGACCCCACCTCCGCGCTCAACGGCGGCATCCGGCTCAACCCGCTCGACCCGGCCATCACCACCACCGGCCAGCTCGCCCTGCTCCGCACCATCATCGAAGTCGCCATGGGCCACGGCCTCGACGAACGCTCCGGCTTCGCCCTCAAGGTCGCCCACGCCTACGTCAACGCCACGACGACCGACCGCCAGCCCGTCCTCACGGACATCGTCGAGCAGCTGCGCCACCCCGAACCGGAATCCGCCCAGGCGATGAACGTCGACATAGACGACGTACGCGCCTGGGGCCTGGACGTCGCCCTCGTCCTCGACCGGCTCGTCGACGGCGACCTGCGCGGCATGTTCGACGGCCCCACGTCCTTCGGCATCGACCTGGACGCCCCCCTGATCGTCTTCGACCTCTCGCACATCGACCGCAACTCCATCGCCATGCCCATCCTGATGGCGATCGTCGGCGTCTGGCTCGAACACACCTGGATCAGGCCCGACCGCAAGAAGCGCATCTTCCTGGTCGAAGAGGCGTGGCACATCATCAACTCGCCCTTCGTCGCCCAGCTCTTCCAGCGCCTGCTGAAGTTCGGCCGCCGCCTAGGCCTCTCCTTCGTCGCCGTCGTCCACCACCTCAGCGACGTGGTCGACGGCGCCGCCGCACGCGAAGCCGCCGCCATCCTCAAAATGGCCTCCACCCGCACCATCTACGCCCAGAAGGCCGACGAGGCCAGAGCCACCGGACGGGTCCTCGGCCTGCCCCGCTGGGCCGTCGAAATCATCCCCACCCTCACCCCGGGCATCGCGGTCTGGGACGTGAACGGCAACGTACAGGTCGTCAAACACCTGATCACCGAGGCCGAACGCCCCCTCGTCTTCACCGACCGCGCCATGACCGAGTCGTCCGTGAGCGACCTCCTCCCGGACGACGTAAGAGCCGCCGACCTCGAAGCGGAGGAACGCGCGGCCAGGATCGAGAACCAGCAGCGACTGAACGAGTCGTCCGAGTCAACGGTGGCATGA